The following nucleotide sequence is from Phacochoerus africanus isolate WHEZ1 chromosome 6, ROS_Pafr_v1, whole genome shotgun sequence.
aAGATTGTGAAGCCATAGAGTAAGACATCAATTCCTAAAAGCAGCTCTATCCTCAACCCAAACCCTCTCCACCCAGAGAATTTTTTGGTTGAGACCACCAGAAAAACTAAGCTTAGTTCAACCAAGGGGTCTCCCAACTTTTCTaccaactacttttttttttttaactgttatttcaATCACCTGATCATGTGGGCAATATCCCAGTTGGTCTCTGCAGACAGGGGTCCTTCTATTTCAACACCTTTTTCGGTTACAGTGGCAATttgaaactgaaagaaaagcagagctcTCATGAAAGAAGTCCCTGGTCAAAGGTCAAGTTGAGGGTCtttccctaaaatgaaaaagCGAAGACACAGAAATGGGACACCCTCTTCTTCGAAGCATAGAGACTCAGGGACGGGAAGTATCCAAGAACCTGCCAATTAGATCCCCACCACCTTATGCACACTTCTCACCCTGTTATAAGAACGGGCATCTCGATAGTACAGCACTCGCATGCAGCGTTCCACTAGCTCTCGGGCCTCGGCCTGGCTCAGCACTGGCTGCTTCTCCAGAACTTCTCGCAACAGAGGCTAGAGAgatcagagggagaaaaaaaaaaaagaaaacatgggaggTATGAGGGGCTGAATGCCAGGCAATTTGACACAAATCTTTAATGTAAAAGGAATCATAAATGAGTGAAAAGGTGACATTCATTATTGCCTCACCAGCATGAACTGTTTGTGCTAAGACCCACTTGAAAGGGAAATTCTAGAGTGTCCTCTCTTTGCACATGTATACTGACTCCTGGACCTATCACCTGGACATGGTCTCTGGACCACAAAGAAAACCATCTGCCCAGCAGTAGGGATCCTAGCCTGTTCCTCATGTCAGAATTGCAAGGGTAGACAACCACTAATCCCCATTGCCTTCTGTCTTCTTCTATCCCTCATCCCTCAACCAACTACTTACCTGAGCCAAGTATGCACCATAACCAGTGGCCAGCGAAGGGGCTTCATAGGCTACACCAAGCATGTCCACGTAACCCAGGAAGCTAACAGGACACAATAGGTCAAAGAACTCATTTCACCTTAGGTTTCTATATGTTAGCTGAAGGATGGGACCAAGGGGTCTGAGTCAGAAGTGGGATTCACTCAGGGGGAAGAGATAGTTATTTGTATTCAAATCAACCTCTCTCCATCAGCATAGCCTCCGATGACCATGGTGTTCCACAGGGGGTTCATCTTGGAGCGGCGGCTGTACATGGCCCTGGTCAGCCACGAATGGATAGCTTTAGGACTATAGCTGTGTCCATCTCCCAGCAGCTCCTCATCAATCCTTAAAAAGAATTGGTTGTGAGAAAAGGGAGAGAACAAATCGGGTTTTCCATCCACCCCCAAAAGATGTGACCACAATCTTCCCCACTTAAACCCACTAAAATAAACTATTTGCAAACATCCTCGCATCTTTCACCCCCCAACAAGTCTCCCCATCCTCTACTGCAGCTTCAAGTTCCTCCACACTAGAACATCTTGATGGGATAAAAACAGTGGATTCCCCTCCCCACCTGGGAACTACTCCTATTCTCTAGATGACTTACACCATTTGGCCGAGAACTTGCTTCAAATATTGGAAATCAGCGTAGTCTCCTGAAGCACCCAGCATGGTGCTGTTGTTGACTCGCATAATGCGAGAGATGTTGCGGAAACGAGCCAAGGAGCCATAGGAGCCCAGCATGTCTGCTGCAATCACCACTCCGCCCTCAAACTTGACTCCCAGAACCGAGGTCCCGGTCACCATGGGGTTCCTGGAGATAAAGAAGGGTCTGGCGAGGGGTAGTGGAGGAGAATAGCCTAGGCCCGCTTCCCGCTCTGTGGGTTCCGCTTCTGACTTTCCATGGCTCCTTTCATTCTCCAGGGCCCTACTCCTCGAGCTGTCCCGCTGTTAGCGCGCCCGGGGGTCCCCGCCTCGCCTGCCCTGGCTCCCAGAACCAGCCGGCCGCACCAGTCCCCACGGTCTCTCCCCCGCCCAGGCTAAGACGCCAAGAGCTTACTGGGTGCGCGTAATCGGACTCCCATAGAGCACGGACGCCGGGTCCACGATGGATCCGGGAGTGGGAGGAATGCGGTAGAACTGTCCAGGAGCCGGACCCCCGGCCCAGTGTCCCGACCGCGACTCCAAAATCGATTCCATCTTAGTCACCGTAGCTCAAGAAATGAAAGCGTTTGCGCCGACGGAAGCGGAAGTGATCCTTCAGTGCCACacctttcttcttcctgaaaGCCACTTCCCGCAGCCATGTTGTTAGGGTCGGGACAGACCGTATGAGCGTCCTGGGTGGCGACCAAAACCCAGAGATTTGGAATTGCCAGGCGTCGCATACATAGCGGTAGAATCTGGACTAGAACAATGTTCTGATGCTCAAATTCAAGGAGGGAGAGGGTGGTGTGGcagatggggagggggcgggctcGTCAAGACTCTGACCTGAGCGAGGAGGCAGGAagtctcctttcctttttggaTCCTTATCAAAAAGCccacactttaggagttcccgtcgtggctcagtggttagcgaaccctactagcatccatgagggttcgattcctggccccgctaagtgggttaaggatccggccttgccgtgagctgcggtgtgggtcgcagaggaggcttggatcccgcgttgctgtgggtctgggtaggacggctgctacagctccgattgtacccctagcctaggaacctccatatgccccagctgcggtcctaaaaagacaaaaagacaaaaaaataaaatgaaaagaaaagccccACACGAAACTAACAGTGAACCCAGGATCTCTTAAGTTCTGTATTTCTCAAAGCAGCCTCATGTGGCATATTCgacccattttataggtaagaaacAGAGACTTGAATAGTGATTTAACTGATCACACAGCAAATAATGGTAGATCTGAGTCTAGGAATCTTACAGTTGTGCGTACCTTGCGGTGTATAATATCTCGGGTCACTCACTGTGTAGAACCTTGGACAAATCTCTGAAAGTTACCTAGTTGTCAAATGCTCTTACCTACCTCTTAAACAGCAGAAAAATTCCATTGACTGTGGGAATGTAACTAAATTCCAGGCGTTCCCTTCTCAATGTGGTTCTGTAGCAGGGGCTGGAAGCAGTGTCTAGAATCAAACAGGTGAACCTAAACCTGATTGTTTGCCACTCCTCCCTACACaattagattttaaattattgacTCAGCGGGAAAccaaatcagttttgttttttaaattccctgAGTTAATCTGAACCAAAGCAATGCATGAAATTTTAGcctaattgaaataaaatattttattaggtcaTGAAACCCTGGAAGGGAAGGGTCAAGGTCTTGTGTGAGAGACAACCAGCTGTTgctctttgtatcatcttttggCTGAAAACTAGGTAGTTGATTTCTTCTAATAGCTCATTaataatcatataatatttgtttattcatcttctttattattatttatttactaccAATTCTAATTAATAGCTACCTCCTCCCAAACTCCATATTCCAGGTGAATCTTACTCAGAGACTTATTTGGACAATTAGCAGCTATCCGTTGTTATGACAAAAAGCTTAATGGGATTCCTCCAAAACCACTAGAATACCTTGCTTTCATAGCTACCTGAGCACTCATCATATGAACTTTAAAACAATTAGCCAGCAATTAACTGTCTATCTTCTTGTTAAGATGTGGCCTGAGGTGGCTTGCTGGTTTCTGGGCTTCCTCCTTTTCAGTCCCTGGATTAATTAACGCTGTGGTAGGGCTAGTGCCGGGTCCAGAGATTAGGCAGGTAGTCAAATTCCACAGAGTCTAAAAGAAGCAAAGTCTAGAATTTTCCAGCCTGAGAGTAGGATGACAGGGAAAGCAAACTACTAAGAATTGATGATGTAATACTCAGAAGAAGGTGACCAGCATGTCTTTTGTTCTAAGATGAAAACAACAGGACATAAATTAAACTGAAACAAGGGAGAtttcagaaatttctttcttctctttcactttttttctttttaatctgtataCTCACTTAGTTAAGTCATTTACTTTCCAATtggatttcttctttcctatagctttttgcttcttttatatttagagaagatctttcagtgtttattttaggataggtttagtattgctgtattcgggtttttttttttttttttctttctttcttagggctgcacccacagcataggttaggggttgaattggaggtagtgctgctggcctacaccacagccacagcgacgcaggatctgagccatgtctgcgacctacaccacagctcatggcaacaccggatccctgacccactgagcaagaccagggatcgaacccgtatcctcatggatattagtcagatttgtttccactgaaccacagcaggaactccctctattttttttcctagaagtctcatgcttttttattattttccagaaattaCGAATTACTATAAAAGCTCCATATCATGTTCTCTTTCACCACAGAGGTTTCTCCCTTTTTCCTATTAGGCACATGGGGTGAGGGATTGATCACCTCAACCCAATTAAAGATTAGGTTGTGTCAAGGTTGGTTTGCTTTTTCAGTCTGGTTCATCCATATTCTTTAGGCATGTTCCTCACAATCTTTTGACTGAAAGCTGGGCGGGTGTTCATCTCTGTAGCCCTGAGACACTGAAGCAGATTGAGCCAGCTCTCCAGGCTCCTGCTCCAGGCAATCGCAAAATCTGGCAAATAACTTTAGGGGGAGACCAGTTGAGCAGTTGAGGATCTTTTCCTTTCCCTGCCGCAGCAGGTCTTCCTGTCCTAGTCTATAATGCCAGACTGTGCAAGAGTCTttgtgtctttaaaatttttttcttttttatggccacacctgcagcatatggtagttcctgggctaggagtcaaatcagagctgcagctacaggcctataccacagccaccgcaacctggcatccgagctgcatctgtgacccat
It contains:
- the PSMB4 gene encoding proteasome subunit beta type-4 — protein: MESILESRSGHWAGGPAPGQFYRIPPTPGSIVDPASVLYGSPITRTQNPMVTGTSVLGVKFEGGVVIAADMLGSYGSLARFRNISRIMRVNNSTMLGASGDYADFQYLKQVLGQMVIDEELLGDGHSYSPKAIHSWLTRAMYSRRSKMNPLWNTMVIGGYADGESFLGYVDMLGVAYEAPSLATGYGAYLAQPLLREVLEKQPVLSQAEARELVERCMRVLYYRDARSYNRFQIATVTEKGVEIEGPLSAETNWDIAHMISGFE